GAGAGATGTCTATGCGTGGACAGATAATCTATTTTTTGTCAAGATAGGTGAACCATTGGAGTATTGATAGTTCTTAAGTGCTCGTTTCACTTTGCTTATTGCTGTGTGAATATCAGGTTTAACACAGCGGGCGAATTTATAGGGGACATTGTGGGGCACGTGAACCCATTGTCTTTCCGcaaaattagatattttatgtacatattttttaaaattggtaTAATATTAACTCTTGGCACACATCCTCCAAGAATGCCGAATGGCACACTTGGTTGAAGGTTGAATTATTTACCAAGAGGAATAGGGATCAACACAGCACCCATGTACTAGAAATCCTAGATCTGCCTCTGGTTTAACAATGCCAGTTGGTACATTTAGGAAAATGATCTCTGCAGACATCTCTAGTATCTGCTTAAATACTAACCTCAAACAAGGGATCTAGGGTTAGTCCATTTTCTTTGTCATGTCTTTATGAGATAAAAGGATTTTCTGAAATCCAAGAGTCTGGTAATGATCCTTCCAAAGCAGAAATAAAGAAAGAGCACAAGTAGTGTCATTTTTAGAACATGCCATGCTCAAAATATTTgctttttacttttttattgaTGTGCCAATATGTGGTTAATACTGGTAATTTGTTACAGTAGGAAAACTCGGTATGCATCTCCATTATCTGCTTAAATACTGAATTTAAACAGTGGATCATGGGTTATTCCTTTCTATTTATCATGTCTCTACGAGGTAAGAGGATTTTTAGGAATCTAAAAGTCTGTTACAATATCTAGCAAGACGAAAAATTGAAAAAAGGAGGAACAATTTCCCCTCTCTCTCTAGAGTACACGTCATGCTTAAAATATTCACATACAATGGAGGATGTTCttcttttttctatttcttttcttttctttcccccGTATCATTTTATAATGAATATCGTAGTAGTCAGGCATAAGAGTTTTCTTCTTACATTCCAAATGTTTGTGGCAGGGTTCCTGAAGGCAGGACATTGAGAATTTGATCGTCCCCATTCGGCATCAGTGTTTTTATGGGTATGAAGTATTATGCAGGATCCTTCTGATGCCAGCTTTCTAATTCATGGTTCTGGTGGAGATAACTTATTGAGAGACTCAGGCAACCTGCTTTATTAAAGTATTGGAAAGTTCTTCCAGAAAAGAAGCTAAAGTGATTAATTCTCTCTGAGGTGACATGGAAGCATCTGGTTGAGTTTCGAATCATCCTGATTGTAGGCCATATTTCCTGGAGATCCTGAGAAGCAGTGTGTTAAAAAGTGGAATGGGATGGAGGGGAATTTTGGTTCCATTACTATTTTCCATCACTTTGGTCGAATCGTCAAGAAATTCTGAAAAAATGTGGTCGCTGAACCTAGTTTCAGGATCATCTCCACTTTATAGCTGGGCTTTGTACAGTGCTGGTTTTTCCGTACTGGTGGCTATAGTCCTGTCTATGTATCTAATCGTCGAGCATCTAGCTGCATACCATCAGCCTGAGGTTTTTGCTTATACCTGTTCAATCTTCTCGGAGTTTTTTTACTCGCGAACATCATTGATCCTATGGTGTGCTGATCTGTTCATTTCAGTAATAAGTTTGTGGTGCTTGATCGCGTACATGCTTGTGTTGTTATTTTGTACAGATACTTGGTCTTTGTAGCATTGCCTAGTTTCATTGTCTCAGAAAACTGATCTGACCAAATTATTTTTATCACAGGAGCAGAAGTTCTTGATTGGATTAATCTTAATGGTTCCTGTTTATGCACTGGAATCGGTAAGATAACCTTTAGCTTGTCTGCTAGCTTTTTTCTCCAGTTTCTTTGGAAATGGTCTTTGAAGTTCGTTATACACAATTTGAGACGTTGACCaatggttgttgttgttattattattattattattattaaatctCTTAATTGACAAGGACAGTACTGTAAAGTAGTGCTAAGATAAGAAAATCCAAGTCACTTCAGGTTTTCTCATTTCTGCAATCTGCAATTAGATATCTTAAAAAAATGGTATTTTaagttaagcttgaattgagtgcATCCTTCAACATCCTATACATCATACGTCTAATTTTAAGGTATGACCATCACCCTAAATTTACAAATTATTTTGTTGTCGTCCTTTATGTTTATGATTTGGTAAGGCGAGTGGTTCAATGCTTGACCACAGTTCTTGCTTTTACCTGACAGTTCTTATCTCTACTGGACTCGAATGCCGCATTCAACTGTGAGATCATACGTGATTGTTACGAGGCTTTTGCATTATATTGCTTCGAGAGGTATCTGATAGCCTGCTTAGGTATGTCTTCAGACATAGGTTGTTGTCCTCTTCTCCTATTAAGTTGTCCCATGGGAAATGCCCACATTGAAAATTTAAGTGCCTTAATTACAAGCTTCTTGCAAGATCTACTCAGCCATAATTTGATGACAGGCAGTCAATGATAAGGTTCCCTTTGGAGTTTGATAGTGTCACTATATTTGTGTTTATTATTCACATAACCTTTTCCAAATGTTGCTCCATTCATGTTGCTATTGCAACTTGTTTTGCAGTGGGGTTATATGATTGTCTCCCCTCTCAGTGTTTCTCTTACTGGGATAAAATTCTACTAGCTTTGTTTATAAAGTTTCTTTCTTTAAACATAATTCTCATATGCACTACATGAACTAGGTGGAGAGAAAAACACAATCGAATTTATGGAAAGTCAAAGTGTTGTAAGTTCCAGCTTGCCTCTGTTGGATGATGCCTATGCATATGGAGTTGTTGAACACCCTTTTCCATTGAATTGCATAATCAGGGAGTGGCATCTTGGTCCTGACTTTTATCAAGCAGTAAAAATTGGGATAGTGCAATATGTATGTTCCCCTCTAGTAATTTGCCTCTGGATTTGAGAGTTTCGTCAAGCTTCTATGTACTGAATTGAGAATTCTTTTTCCAGATGATACTTAAGATGATATGTGCTTTACTGGCTatggtttttcaattttttggcATCTATGGTGAAGGCAAATTTGAGTGGAGATATGCGTAAGTCTACCAGGTTTTCCTGTCATACTCCAAAGATATCAGTATTTATTCCACCTGTTTCGTGACTCTTCTACTGTAGATTTCTATCCTAGCCTCTGGATTGATTCTGATTCAATTTATCCACTATATTAGAAATGTCATGAGAGCATAAGCATGTCGTTAATCTGAGTGTTAATTCTTGCAGCTATCCGTATTTGGCAGTTGTTCTTAATTTTAGCCAGACCTGGGCTCTATATTGCCTTGTGCAGTTTTATTCAGTCACCAAGAATAAATTAGCACCGATTAAGCCGTTGGCGAAGTTTCTTGTATTCAAGTCGATTGTATTCTTGACGTGGTGGCAAGGTATAGCTGTTGCCTTTCTTTTGTCATTTGGAGCATTCAAGGGTTCTTTGGCACAATTATTGAAGACACGGATCCAGGACTATATCATCTGTCTTGAGGTCAGTTTTGTTGGACTATATCATCTGTCTTGAGGTCAGTTTTGTTTATGTAATTATCTTTGTAAACTGATCATTGCCTGATTTCTACTTCATGGGCCAACAGAGGTTCATGAAAAAAAAATGATTAATTTTGCTGTAGAATATGTGCTCTTTTTCAGTTTGCATCAGTGAGCTGCTGGAGCAGTCTGGCTGTGAACTTTTCTGTATTAAAGTGAAGGACATAGTGCTCTTAGGGTGTATAGATTAATTCTTTTGATAAATTGGTATGGCTCTTTATGCCTGTACTCGCTCATATTGAGATGTCCTAGAATTAATTAAAGTGTGGGGAAGGGGAGTGACAAAATTAAATTGAGGACGCCGAAAGCCATATCACTAAACATATTGGGCTTGTACATTTTAATCGCATCATGGAACAGTTTGCTTTGAGCTACTCATAGGTGGTACTTAACTGCTGAAGTTGACATTTGAAGTATAGCTTGTGTGTGATGTAGTACCAAAAGGGAGTAGAAACAGAGAGGAAGAAGAATAGCTACAAAGAGAGAGAATAACTATCACTCTTGTCTTTTAAACAAAGTTATCTCCAACTAAAAAGATAAAACAAGTTTAGACTTTTATTTGACAGAGAGATAATGTCATGTCTAATAGATTAACCCTGTATCTAACTAAAAGAGAAGatcatttctattttttttatttttttttgatgaagtaagagAATTGTATtaaaggcatcaagaagatgcaagaaGTACAAAATAGAGATACATAAAGACATAGTCAGCTCTATAGACAAAAACTAGGCTAAAGCTAAAGAGCTGACGAAGTCCAAAAGATTAATAGGACAATTGCCGGGAGCTAAATTCTGCGAACTATATAACCATATAAGACATCTAGCCTTAAGTGCGTATGCTGGAATTGATA
This region of Nicotiana tomentosiformis chromosome 4, ASM39032v3, whole genome shotgun sequence genomic DNA includes:
- the LOC104119479 gene encoding protein LAZ1 homolog 1 isoform X1, coding for MGWRGILVPLLFSITLVESSRNSEKMWSLNLVSGSSPLYSWALYSAGFSVLVAIVLSMYLIVEHLAAYHQPEEQKFLIGLILMVPVYALESFLSLLDSNAAFNCEIIRDCYEAFALYCFERYLIACLGGEKNTIEFMESQSVVSSSLPLLDDAYAYGVVEHPFPLNCIIREWHLGPDFYQAVKIGIVQYMILKMICALLAMVFQFFGIYGEGKFEWRYAYPYLAVVLNFSQTWALYCLVQFYSVTKNKLAPIKPLAKFLVFKSIVFLTWWQGIAVAFLLSFGAFKGSLAQLLKTRIQDYIICLEMGIAAVVHLYVFPAVPYKRGERCVRNVAVLSDYAALDTPPDPEEVQDCERSTRIRISRPEEREKRLKFHQSVRDVVVGSGEIIIDDMRFTVSHVAEPVERGIAKINRTFHQISENVKRYEERRRNSKDDSYLVPLNSWRNEFSEVHDDLVEGSMSDSGMHGKRPHHQSKGMSSLRR
- the LOC104119479 gene encoding protein LAZ1 homolog 1 isoform X2; protein product: MGWRGILVPLLFSITLVESSRNSEKMWSLNLVSGSSPLYSWALYSAGFSVLVAIVLSMYLIVEHLAAYHQPEEQKFLIGLILMVPVYALESFLSLLDSNAAFNCEIIRDCYEAFALYCFERYLIACLGGEKNTIEFMESQSVVSSSLPLLDDAYAYGVVEHPFPLNCIIREWHLGPDFYQAVKIGIVQYMILKMICALLAMVFQFFGIYGEGKFEWRYAYPYLAVVLNFSQTWALYCLVQFYSVTKNKLAPIKPLAKFLVFKSIVFLTWWQGIAVAFLLSFGAFKGSLAQLLKTRIQDYIICLETDEVKVEIDVSKDPVMP
- the LOC104119479 gene encoding protein LAZ1 homolog 1 isoform X3 — protein: MGWRGILVPLLFSITLVESSRNSEKMWSLNLVSGSSPLYSWALYSAGFSVLVAIVLSMYLIVEHLAAYHQPEEQKFLIGLILMVPVYALESFLSLLDSNAAFNCEIIRDCYEAFALYCFERYLIACLGGEKNTIEFMESQSVVSSSLPLLDDAYAYGVVEHPFPLNCIIREWHLGPDFYQAVKIGIVQYMILKMICALLAMVFQFFGIYGEGKFEWRYAYPYLAVVLNFSQTWALYCLVQFYSVTKNKLAPIKPLAKFLVFKSIVFLTWWQGIAVAFLLSFGAFKGSLAQLLKTRIQDYIICLEVSFVGLYHLS